The Novosphingobium sp. SL115 genome includes a region encoding these proteins:
- a CDS encoding DUF2493 domain-containing protein, with the protein MTDRFSNFADLAEHYAREIATPDYARAFMEQTEFAKLSIEHEPSSVEMPDPEVAQAAIEMVLATVFDLFRDTRMEDFASEVAWGIANSFHVVAKRLDDREDTMANRLQEKLREYDPSEVYATDLEDLTMQARSLAECRDAMECMRDHAAQIYLVETGRPFSPVRGSRVSSKTNASMIEARDYLAAQKAQRREQFAPSGPVVVFSGGQQFTDIALVEDYLDAIHARVPSMALATTAQNKGADVIAAAWASRHNVPVILCKPDTSRGPSAPYQRNARMLAFKPVEAVVCSGGGIQANLADRLREARIPLHIVRDASAQNEAPAARTKAPAQAERPAMRRVVGGDDLPPF; encoded by the coding sequence ATGACGGACCGTTTCTCGAACTTCGCGGATCTTGCGGAACACTATGCGCGTGAGATCGCCACGCCCGACTACGCCCGGGCATTCATGGAGCAGACCGAGTTTGCAAAGCTCTCGATCGAGCACGAACCGAGCAGCGTAGAAATGCCCGATCCCGAGGTGGCACAGGCCGCCATAGAGATGGTGCTGGCAACGGTGTTCGACCTGTTCCGCGACACCCGGATGGAAGACTTCGCGAGCGAGGTTGCCTGGGGGATCGCCAACAGCTTCCACGTCGTCGCCAAGCGATTGGACGACCGCGAGGATACGATGGCCAACCGGCTGCAGGAGAAGCTGCGCGAATACGATCCGAGCGAGGTCTATGCGACCGACCTTGAGGACCTCACGATGCAGGCCCGCAGCCTTGCCGAATGCCGCGACGCGATGGAATGCATGCGCGACCATGCCGCGCAGATCTACCTTGTAGAAACCGGCCGACCCTTCTCGCCGGTGCGCGGCTCGCGGGTCTCGTCTAAGACCAACGCCTCTATGATCGAAGCGCGCGATTATCTCGCGGCCCAGAAGGCGCAGCGGCGCGAGCAGTTCGCGCCGTCGGGTCCGGTCGTTGTGTTCTCGGGTGGGCAGCAGTTCACCGACATTGCGCTTGTTGAAGACTACCTCGATGCGATCCACGCGCGCGTGCCGTCGATGGCGTTGGCCACGACCGCCCAGAACAAGGGCGCAGACGTGATTGCGGCCGCTTGGGCCTCGCGCCACAATGTCCCGGTGATCCTCTGCAAGCCCGATACCTCGCGGGGACCGTCGGCCCCCTATCAACGCAATGCACGCATGCTCGCCTTCAAGCCGGTTGAGGCCGTGGTCTGCAGCGGCGGCGGCATTCAGGCGAACCTCGCCGATCGGCTCCGCGAAGCCCGCATTCCCTTGCACATCGTGCGCGATGCTTCGGCCCAGAACGAGGCTCCGGCGGCGCGGACTAAAGCCCCTGCGCAGGCTGAACGCCCGGCGATGAGGCGCGTGGTGGGTGGCGACGATCTCCCGCCGTTCTGA
- a CDS encoding ribbon-helix-helix protein, CopG family yields the protein MADEVRLTVRLPRDLAIGVEKVRAARGLTPSIILRDALTLYLATFAGSTETERRRQFSSEYLFLGIDLLVQRQFPDAHEALMAEADRRVEALYAAS from the coding sequence ATGGCAGATGAAGTCCGGCTGACGGTTCGGCTACCGCGCGACCTCGCAATTGGCGTGGAGAAGGTACGGGCGGCGCGCGGCCTAACCCCTTCGATCATCTTGCGCGATGCGCTCACCCTTTACCTCGCGACCTTCGCCGGCAGCACCGAAACCGAGCGGCGTCGGCAGTTCTCGTCCGAGTACCTGTTCCTCGGAATTGACCTGCTGGTCCAGCGCCAGTTTCCCGACGCGCACGAGGCTCTGATGGCCGAAGCCGACCGCCGTGTGGAGGCGCTCTATGCGGCGTCCTGA
- a CDS encoding type IV secretion system DNA-binding domain-containing protein, translating into MRRPDTWSDQARPGQLKHHSARGNMPRNAGNFTRGSQLITHEFLMWFSSAKMPLLVWFFTFLLALSIVLALQLESHEVQMILMRIYAAGWTFMEFNPRKILNLTLPSGRVIPAPVSMIASHPDVVIAWNKLMRAIWGSLFISLFVAVPLSVWFVDLSRRRGKAILEERHQRGAMLVDAAGLAAVINQHNSAALAQEIAERMPGKTMDDVLKMSFAKRKAAGIHHVYNIAGVSFPWRSEQAHTIMIGSTGTGKTTQMRDMIAQMRTRRDRAVVFDLTGAYVEAFYNPETDTILNPMDERCPSWSLFDEGKNHADFTAIASAILPTDGGGQDPFWMLGARTLFVQTCMKLIKKGQATNHALASQLMMADLEEVHELLKHTIAEPLTAPVAARMAESVRAVLNTNAQALLFLPEGKDPFSICDWIRHQDKPGSILFITSSHNELVLNRALLSLWMNLAVHTLMRLSRTRSLRTWFFFDEVHALHRLPAIEDGLQTARGFGGAFVLGIHSFAKLAETYGKDGAQNLASLARTKLILAAADRDTAEHCSDYIGHREVRMMDEAYSYGYSNIRDAATITPRSEVQPLVIPDDIMRLPSLRGFLVFPEGFDAARIKLTYKDWPKVAEGYVLRENVEPLEFIAMPKDGDEEAETGGRDRSGEPELEPRGDELGRDPAMPLSPALEPDANVPENIPDGPNPDPSVGKQMAFRLEQAPQGERTNDREQDPTQREEKNGPAKGSMQRTGVSRELNDPALPDKEAARGEKVAKGIEDHSHSHDDGPEL; encoded by the coding sequence ATGCGGCGTCCTGACACCTGGTCCGACCAGGCCCGCCCGGGGCAACTCAAGCACCATTCGGCGCGCGGAAACATGCCGCGCAATGCGGGCAATTTCACCCGTGGCTCGCAGCTCATCACCCACGAATTCCTGATGTGGTTTTCCTCGGCGAAAATGCCGCTGCTGGTGTGGTTCTTCACGTTCCTGCTCGCGCTCTCGATCGTCCTCGCGCTGCAGCTCGAGAGCCACGAAGTGCAGATGATCCTGATGCGGATCTATGCCGCCGGGTGGACCTTCATGGAGTTCAACCCGCGCAAGATCCTGAACCTCACTCTGCCCTCGGGCCGCGTGATCCCGGCGCCAGTTTCGATGATCGCCAGCCACCCCGATGTCGTAATCGCCTGGAACAAACTGATGCGAGCGATCTGGGGCTCGCTGTTCATTTCGCTGTTCGTCGCCGTTCCGCTCTCGGTCTGGTTCGTCGACCTCTCGCGTCGGCGCGGCAAGGCGATCCTTGAGGAGCGCCACCAGCGCGGTGCGATGCTGGTCGACGCCGCCGGACTCGCCGCGGTGATCAACCAGCACAACAGCGCGGCCCTTGCCCAGGAGATTGCCGAACGGATGCCCGGCAAGACCATGGACGACGTCCTGAAAATGAGCTTCGCCAAGCGCAAGGCAGCTGGCATCCACCACGTCTACAACATCGCCGGCGTATCGTTCCCGTGGCGGAGCGAACAGGCTCACACGATCATGATCGGGTCGACCGGCACCGGCAAAACCACCCAGATGCGGGACATGATCGCGCAGATGCGCACTCGCCGCGATCGGGCAGTCGTGTTCGACCTCACCGGGGCCTACGTCGAGGCGTTCTACAACCCTGAAACCGACACCATCCTCAACCCGATGGACGAGCGCTGCCCGAGCTGGTCGCTGTTCGACGAGGGCAAGAACCACGCCGACTTCACCGCGATCGCTTCGGCCATCCTGCCGACCGATGGCGGCGGCCAGGACCCGTTCTGGATGCTCGGCGCGCGCACCTTGTTCGTCCAGACCTGTATGAAGCTCATCAAGAAGGGTCAGGCAACCAACCATGCGCTCGCCAGCCAGTTGATGATGGCCGACCTTGAGGAGGTCCACGAACTCCTCAAGCACACCATCGCCGAACCGCTGACTGCCCCCGTCGCAGCGCGCATGGCCGAGTCCGTGCGCGCCGTGCTCAACACCAATGCTCAGGCGCTGCTGTTCCTGCCTGAGGGCAAGGACCCCTTCTCGATTTGCGACTGGATCAGGCACCAAGACAAGCCGGGATCGATCCTGTTCATCACCTCCTCGCACAACGAACTGGTGCTCAACCGGGCGCTCTTGTCGCTGTGGATGAACCTTGCGGTGCACACGCTGATGCGGCTGTCGCGCACCCGGTCCTTGCGCACCTGGTTCTTCTTCGACGAAGTCCATGCGCTGCATCGCCTGCCCGCAATCGAGGACGGTCTGCAGACCGCGCGAGGCTTTGGCGGAGCCTTCGTTCTTGGCATCCATTCCTTCGCCAAGCTCGCCGAGACCTATGGCAAGGATGGCGCGCAGAACCTCGCTTCGTTGGCACGCACCAAGCTGATCCTCGCCGCCGCCGATCGCGATACCGCCGAGCACTGCTCGGACTACATCGGTCACCGCGAAGTGCGGATGATGGATGAGGCCTACAGCTACGGTTATTCCAACATCCGCGATGCCGCGACGATCACCCCGCGCTCGGAAGTGCAGCCGCTGGTGATCCCTGACGACATCATGCGCCTGCCGTCATTGCGTGGCTTCTTGGTCTTCCCCGAAGGCTTCGACGCTGCCCGGATCAAGCTCACCTACAAGGACTGGCCCAAGGTCGCAGAAGGCTATGTCCTGCGTGAGAACGTCGAGCCGCTCGAGTTCATCGCCATGCCCAAGGACGGTGACGAGGAAGCCGAGACGGGTGGCCGCGATCGCAGCGGCGAACCGGAGCTGGAGCCACGCGGCGATGAGCTTGGGCGTGATCCGGCAATGCCGTTGTCACCGGCGCTCGAGCCCGACGCCAATGTGCCGGAAAACATTCCCGATGGACCAAATCCCGATCCCAGTGTCGGCAAGCAGATGGCCTTCCGCCTGGAGCAGGCCCCGCAGGGCGAACGCACCAATGACCGCGAGCAGGATCCGACCCAACGGGAAGAGAAGAATGGCCCTGCGAAAGGCTCGATGCAGCGCACCGGAGTGTCTCGCGAACTCAATGATCCTGCCCTCCCCGACAAGGAAGCTGCGCGCGGCGAGAAGGTCGCCAAGGGCATCGAGGACCACTCCCATTCCCATGACGATGGACCGGAGCTCTAG